In the genome of Lathyrus oleraceus cultivar Zhongwan6 chromosome 4, CAAS_Psat_ZW6_1.0, whole genome shotgun sequence, the window TAGCTAATTTTAAGGATTAAGGATTCACTTCTTATGCTATGAGTTTCTTTATAAAGAATCTTATTGTTGTTTTTCAAGAACTCGGAATAATCCTTAAGATTAGTAATGTTTTTCTCTAACTTTTCATTCTCTTTAGAGAGCTTAAAACTAAgtttaaataattaattatgaGTTAGTGAAGTTTCCTCAATGTCGTCTTATTTTAAAGCTCTGAGGCATACATAATCTTCTTCATCAAATTCTCCTTTTTGAGAAGACGCTTCACACGAGTTTTCTGATGTATCATTAGGTATGTTTTTTAAAACGTCTCTGCAAAAATCTCTACAAGCGTTTCTCAACGTTTCCTTCATTGATTCATCGTTTGTTGTTGTCTCTTCTTCATAAGTGACTTGTTGCTAAAATTACTTTATATTATTTCGTTTTTTAATCTAGTGCATGAGAATAATGGTAAAGAAACACAAGCTTCCTCCTAGTACTTAAGATCATTTGTCCAGAGAAAACAGTAGTAGCTTCAAAGTTTTGTGTGAGAATGGTGTTCTCTTTATAAATTCAAACCATCCCTTAACAATGTACATAAGGGAAAGATTACAAAGCAAGCCTGATTGAGAAAAAATAAAACTAACAAGGGCTTGAAAATACAAGATAATATGTTACAACTTTACACAAGGAAATCAACCTAAACATATTATTTCTTTAGTATCATCACCAAGAATACGAAATCAAACTCAACCCTTTCTTTGGATGCATCACATAACTTCCTACCTAGAAATCAAGAAAGTACCCACAACTATAATGATGGGTCTAATTCCCAATCTTAACATACTTTAGCACTTCTCCTCAACTGAAGATCCATTGATTGTTCCCATTTGCATTGATGGCTTAGCCTTCTTAGGCTTATACCAAAATGCACACACCAAAAATGCTACAAAATTGATTAAACTAAGTATGGTAAGAAGTGCATAGAACAAGTCAAGCCTTCCCTTGTTAATATGGTCAGCTAGCCATCCTTGTCCATCTCTAGTTCCAGTTACTTTCTTCACAACTGCCACAAGGAAACTGCTGATGAAGAAACCAAGCGATAGTGTTGTGAGGAAGAGACCTGTGCTCATTGTTTTCATTCCTTTTGGTGATTGTGTTATGAAGAAATCAAGTTGTCCTGTGTATATGAATGCTTCACCAGAACCAACCAAGAAAAACTGTGGGATTAGAAGAAAAACACTTATTGGTAGTGTTGTTTGATTTCCTTTTACACCTTTTGCCACGGATAATCTTTTCacctcgcctagcgaagcagcTGCCATTCCAAATGCTGATAACAAAAGTCCAATGGCAATCCTTTGTAGGTTGGTGAAACCTATGAGACGAGACACCGAATTAGTACTAACTAGGAGGTTCAGAGTTTATATTATATGCATATGCATAACAAATCACGAATTACGAGTAGTTTTTATACCTGGTTTTCCCTTCATTTTCTTCCAAAGGGGCATGATGATTCGATCATTGACTGCGAGAGTGATTAGGATTGCGGCCACAAAGAAGACAGTGAGACATCCTGCAGGGATTTCAAAACCTCCAACATTCCTTTGCATTGTGGAGGCTTGTTCAACGGAAAAGGTGATCATTTGTGCATATGTGGTCCAAAATATAATGGTTGTGGCCCATATTGGTAGAAGTCTCACCATCATTTTCACCTCTTCCACCCTTGTCAGTGAGCATAGCTTCCATGGATTTGGACCAGAACCATATAAATCCTTATCAAAATCACCTTCTGCCACAATCGCCGCTTTCTCCAAAAAACTACAAAATCAGAAAATATTAAAAACAGAAAAGAATAGTAATCACAACTAGTCTTCACTAACTTGACAGAAACCATTTAGAAGGTTAGACGAAGACGAGCTTAATCTTACCGGAACTGATCCGTGTGTTCGATTCTAGATTCCTCAGGAGTATCATCATACAAAGATCCAACATTATATGGAAGTTCCATCTTCCTTTTCTTCACAGCTGCAACAATAACTTGGAAAATATGGACAATAGGGCTTCCTAAACTCTTCTTGTATCGGTATCGTTTAGTTCCTGATAAGAATACCAAAATGGCTATGATCATAGAAACCGAACATATTCCATAAGCCCAACTTCGACTAACTTTGTCTTGTATGTAAACAAGCACTGTCACGGCTGCAAGAGTTCCCAAACTGATGAAGAAGAAAAACCTGTTGAAGAAATAAGTCATTTGCGAATTCTCCTTCTCGTCTTTCTCGTCGAATTGATCAGAACCAAATCCTGAAATGCTCGACTTAAGTCCACCGGTTCCTAGTGCAATAAGGTATAGAGCCAAGTATAAGATTCCCATTTGGATTCCATTAGCCGGTTTGCAAATTTCGCCCGCGTGACAAGGTGGTGGACTTAGCCGTGGCAATTTTGTTGAGATTGCTAATGCTGCAGTACCCTGAAATCACCATTCCATCAAAGCTAAGAACACATGCATTGATATAACGGAATCCAAATAATGCTCGAAAAAACCCGAGTTTATTTCggttaaatatatatatatgtaaCTAACCAGTGTTTGTATTGCAGCAAAGATTCCAATAGTCTTGAATCTTCCAAGGAAGGAATCTGCTAGAAAACCTCCAAGCAAACAAAGGAGAAACGACGTGCCCATGAAATCGGTCACGGTATTGGCTGCTGTTGAGCTTGGAAGATGCATGACTCCCATCAGATATGTCACCAAGTTCACTGCAATCCCCATTGTAGAGAGCCTCTCAACAATTTCAATCCCTGTCACAATTTACACAAGTACATTTTACTCTTAGATTTTGTCTCATGCAAAGATTCCTCATCATCTTCCCTAAGTATATGATCTAGATATATTAACTATTCAAGAAAATATTTACTTATAACAGGAACTAGAGTAGTATGGTAAGTGAAAAGTGaatattaatcaaataaaaaaagGACAAAATATAGGAACAAAAGAGTTCATTCTAAATCCACCTAAAGTAGAACTCAACTTTTAGAAAGTAGAGAATAAAATAagatttataaaaaaaaagttgATAAATAAGGAATATGAGTATCTTAATTCACATCAAAAACCTTATATATAAATATTCTTCTCTTTCCCCCTACTCCAAACAGAAAGTGACAGAAATTATTTTCAATCAACATGTAATAAAATGCTAAATAGTTCTTATTTCACATGGTTTGTTTGTCCTTCAATATTCTCTTCTTTTGTCTACTTCCTCAAATGCAATCATAACCCCCAAAATCACTTTTCTCATGTCATCTATTATTACTGTCAATTTTTTTCATTCAATAATAATGACTGAAACATGGTTACTGTTAAGTAATAAATAATTTAAGAGAAATTAAAACTATTAATGCAACACGTGTACTAACAACATTTTACAGCTGGTTGGTAATTAAAACCATTAATGACATCCAACTACTATTTCAAACTTCTAAGAGATTTCATGTGTTTAAAGTTAAGCTTTGTGTATGACTATACCTCAAGCTACTATTGCAATAAAAAAAAGACTTGTTAGAGAAGAGAAAGTGCTCCAAAAATGGATTATATCCTCTAAACTATGCAACACCATCTTCAAATACACTAAGTTTTTCTACATCATCAATACGAAGCACAGACAACTGACATTGGACGTGATCATAAGTGTCAGTATTGTGACGGTGTCGGTGTTGGAGTCAGATGAGCTATAAAAAATAGAATGGATATGCTAGAAACGTTACAAACCTAAAATAAGAGCAGCTGGAACCCAACCACCAGTTTTGGACCTATCAGCAGGGAAGCCTTTATAGTCCACAGCATCTCCAACTGTCCAACTCATTTTCTTCTCCTGAAAATATTCACACGAAATGTTTACAAAAAACAAAACTTGAGTTTTTAAGTGAAACACCAAAAACTTATCACAAACTAACCATGTTTTGAAGTTTCACAGAGAAAAGAACTATAGGTGCTAATGTAGAAAGAAAGAAGCTCTAGACTTGACTTTGTTTGTACACACACTTTAACTCAATGCATAGGTTTGTTATGAAAGCTTTCCTATTTATAGGGAAAAAGTGAGTTCAATAAAGACCAATAAGAGTTTGAAAGTGACAGGACCACTATGTTCATTTAAGAAAAATGGAGACAGATCACTCTTTCAAATAAAGTTAAGG includes:
- the LOC127073565 gene encoding protein NRT1/ PTR FAMILY 6.2; this encodes MEKKMSWTVGDAVDYKGFPADRSKTGGWVPAALILGIEIVERLSTMGIAVNLVTYLMGVMHLPSSTAANTVTDFMGTSFLLCLLGGFLADSFLGRFKTIGIFAAIQTLGTAALAISTKLPRLSPPPCHAGEICKPANGIQMGILYLALYLIALGTGGLKSSISGFGSDQFDEKDEKENSQMTYFFNRFFFFISLGTLAAVTVLVYIQDKVSRSWAYGICSVSMIIAILVFLSGTKRYRYKKSLGSPIVHIFQVIVAAVKKRKMELPYNVGSLYDDTPEESRIEHTDQFRFLEKAAIVAEGDFDKDLYGSGPNPWKLCSLTRVEEVKMMVRLLPIWATTIIFWTTYAQMITFSVEQASTMQRNVGGFEIPAGCLTVFFVAAILITLAVNDRIIMPLWKKMKGKPGFTNLQRIAIGLLLSAFGMAAASLGEVKRLSVAKGVKGNQTTLPISVFLLIPQFFLVGSGEAFIYTGQLDFFITQSPKGMKTMSTGLFLTTLSLGFFISSFLVAVVKKVTGTRDGQGWLADHINKGRLDLFYALLTILSLINFVAFLVCAFWYKPKKAKPSMQMGTINGSSVEEKC